CGTTGTGAATTCATAGGCTCCGACGACGGATTCGGTTTTGGTGGTCTTTGATAACAAGGTAGATTTTCCGACAGATGGGAAACCAATCATACACACGCGCGCATCTGAACCAAAAATGAGTACCGTACTGCAAAAAAAGCAGAGCAAGGTTTCAAACATACCTCCGGATTTTAAGACGTCAAAACCCTCTCCTTTAGctgatttcttttctgGTTCGAGAAGTTGGGCTCTGTATTTGGCGACTAGATGAAAGCGTTAGAGATGTACGTGGCAAGAAAGGTTGTCCCATACGTTTTGCCTGCACAATTCACATACGTCAGATCTGGCTTTTAGCACTGTCTATAAATGCAAGCTTACCTTCAATAAACCCAAATGATACTCGGTCGCTTTACTACAAGCGCATGGGGTGTCAGTACTGTTTCATAAACAGGGTATTCcctcacttcttctgcgCTGCAATCATGGGTAAGCCTTCATTTAATGATTCATGACAGTAACCACTTACTCCGAGCCATCTCCTCTGAATATCGCAAAAGAGGACGTGCAATGTCAGCGTCAAGTTACTAAAGGCCGCGGAAAGTACTGACTCTCGATGTCGTCAATCTTTTCTAGGATTCCCATTATGTCTGTACCTGTCTATGGGTATGATTGTTTTAAGTGGTTGCTGGCGGTGCCACTGTGGTGCCAGGCGGAGATAAGCTGAAGGTGAGATGAGAGATGTTGGCTGCTGGCAGAGGATAAAACAATCAATCGaggggaggtggaggcatgGAAATTCCACGTCAGTGGGGAATCTATCTCCCAGGCACGGTGCCTGGGGCTAGATAGTGGTTCCCACGCTGTAAGGGTAGTCGTCCTCGTCTCTTGTCAGTGATCCTCATGCATACAACCATACATTGCATACGACATACAACCCAGCTATGCCCACATTCCACCCAAGTATAGACCATATAAAATCTGTATACCTGTCTCCTCGGGCCAAAGACGGATATGTTCACCTCAACTTCTTTGCCACATTCGACGGCCAAGACCTGTCTTCAGACTTAACACCTGAACAGGGTCACTGGGAAATATGGACAGACATTCCTTTTCTTGATAGTCAAGGCAATTCACCTGCTCACTCAGGGGAATGGCGATCGCAGCAATTTAAACCATTTGAGCCGTTTACCGATGAGGCCAATGGCCATGCGGCTTCCGCTGACAGGAGTTCGGGCTTGACACTCAAACCTATAACTCTTTCAGAGCCAGTATTGCCAACTACGCTCCATCTGGCCCTGGTTATTCCAGCCGAGTTTAACAGATCTTACTCCTACACGTTTCGCTATGTCTATCCTGATGGGCAGATCAGCTGGCAAAGCGGAGTGGGGGGTAACGGGATTGTCAACCTCAAGGAAGCAGATACTTCGCCTGAACAGACGAAAATTAGTTCCGGACCAAAATGGCCTCCATTGCACGATGCGCACCAAGGCAGCGACTCTTGGGAATGGAGAGGTATTGGGGTGATCTTAGAGCAATCAGGCGAACAGTATGTCTTTACTGATTCTAGAACCCAAAAGTCGCTGCTAACGCAAAAATTATAGCGCTGTCAAACCGCAAAtacaacctcttcctccccagAAGACAGTTGAGCAAACTTTTGCTCTCCTCCATGGACCTCCAACTCCCCATCTATCTTCATTTTCGCACGTTTCCCCGACACGGTTGCCACAACCTACGAAAGCGCCCACGAGCTACTTGGCTATTGTTGGTCATCCCAACAGCCCTCTTGTTCAGATGGGTCTACAGCCACTGGTCAGCCTCAAGGGAATGCCAGCCAGCTATGCGCTAGGAGTTGACTCCCCTCCTTCCGAGGTGTTACGAGAGGTTGTCAAGGCTTCAGAAGCAGATCAAAGCCATCTCATTGTCACTGATGTCAAAGAACAGGACAGCTTGAGTAAAGACGTGGGCGCTCTAATATATCTTTCAGGGAAAGATGAGCACGAAAAGTCTTACCTTATCGTTGATGCTGTACATTCATATCATCCTCGCGACGTCACAGTCGTAATTCCTGAGACTTTTGCCAGTAGAACCCCCCTCGCGGTCATTTCAGACTCCAGCCCTGCCCCTCCCCTCTACATCCCTGAATCTACCGATACATCAAAGCCACGAGAAATTCCAATTCACATTCAACGGGGTGCTGCAGCTGAAGTTCTTCGCATGGTACAGTTCATTCAATTGCGCACGTCGGAAACCGACAATCCCCCCCTATGGATCTGCGCCCCGGATGCCATCGACTATGAatttggggaagagggaattGAGACAAAGCCTAGAAAGCCGGTGGAGAATGAAGCTTATTTTAGCTTGCCGAAGGATGCTTCGGCGCCTGTCGTCGTGCCGCCAGTCGACGGAAGTGTCCATACTCCTCAAGCTGAGTTAGCTAAGCCGGACAGCATATCATCTGTGACTAGTAACAGCTCAAAGCCCGATGACGGACGGTGGTGGATCTTTAAGGCTATTTCCAGATTTTTCAGTACCATTTGGAATTTTATAATGTCTCCCTTCCGATCAAAGCCAAAATCGCTCATCAAAGGCGCAGGGGATGATGTTAAGTCGGTGAACAATGAAAGAACTGCTTTGCTTGATGTGCGTGCATTGTTTTGTTATATTCACGTACCATCACTAACCGAAAGTATTTTAGCCTGACCTCTCACGTCCCATTTATGATACACTATCTACCTCTCAAACCCCATCATCCCCCTCTGATCCTATTACCCCTTTGGCCCACACTGTGGCCATCAAGTCTTATATTTGCTTCAACTTTGATCACCCGGCCCCATTTCAATTCCTTTTGCCTCCTGCGTCTGATACTTTACTGGGTAATCTCACTTTTATTTCAAAGCAAAAGGCAAGCGATAGTTGGATTGGACTGAACTTGAGGATTACGGATACTGGTACAGGTGGAAGGGTTGTGAGGGCTGAGGCTCATGCGAATGAGGACGTGATGACTGCTGGTGTCGGGAGTAGTAGGTGGCTGGTGAAGATTCGACAATCGATTTGAAGCCGTTAGCATCTATCATTGTTTTCAATCCGTCTTTTTCAGCTAGTTGTCTATAACATACTTCCAAGCGTACTTAGAGTATCACTGTTTGTCATATCACTATCTCGTAATAAATATGATATCAACGATCAGATGGAAAATATCGTGCCGTAAACTAGAAGAACTATATTTGGCATCATTCTGACGGAATTATCTTGTATACTTGTCTAGCATTGTTGCCAATCTGGATTCACCACACCATTTGATTACCAATCGATGAGTCTCCAGGTGATGGATCAAAAGAGTCATTATGAAGACATTTCTTCACATATCTGCGACGGAATATTTGTACAACCTAGCAGCTACGCAGATGCCTTTTTGACCATGTCCTCCAGCGATATCGCTCTGaactctccatcatccatgttCGCAAACACGGCATGCTCCCCAATATATACTGTGACACCCCCTCTACCTTCCACGTTTTTGCACACCTTGAACAATGGTTTTCCAGTCTTACTGTGTGATCTACCCGCGGgtaggaagatgagatcgTGCTGTGCGGCGTAGTCTTCTGCAATGGATCTAAATGTGATGTCGGTGGCAATGGTACTAGGAGGCTCGGGCTTGCGAAGCTTAGGGGTCGTTGAAGATTGGAGCATTTTCGTGGTCGAGCGCGGCTCAAATTTGGGTTTCCGGAGCTTCGTGGCTGCATCGGAACCGAGGTCCATAGCTTCTTGCATAAGGTTGAGACCACTCTCAAAACCTCGCTTGACACCAGGCATGTCGCGCACCTCTTCAGGGAAGCGTTCACTCCACCACTGGTACCTAAATGTGAAGAAAACTTGTCAACCACAGCGATGAAATACGACGGGAATACGTACCATGTAGCCACCTCGTTAGCTTTGTATGAGGGTTGTATGAGCCAGATATATAGGACGTCGAGCCACTTCGGGAAGAACTCGACCTCGAGCAAGTGAGAGAACATTGACTGTCGAATAAGTGTGTGCCACGGGAGGACCCAATCTTGCAAAGGCACCATGTCTTGTTTACGAGGATTGACTGTGAAATCCTCTCGGAGGCAGAGTCCAAGTTTGGGCAGAACAAACTGAATTATGAGCTTGTCCCACTCGTTTGACGAATACACCTGTGCCAAAAGACATGAGTATCATTGCCTGACCGCAAGTGTGAAAACGAGAGACTTACATCTTTTCGCCAGCGGCGCAACTCTTCCGGAACGCCATCTTTGACCACCCAATTGCGCATGACATGGCGAATGCGGCGTTTGGAAAGATCCATAATCTCGTCGATGCGCTCCCCTAGTAGGGGCAACCAGGGGAACACTATACTGGCAAGAGATTTCGGATGACGCTCGCGCTTGTTTCGCTTGGGATTCCACTGTTCTATTGCTGCCTTGACTTTTGGCAATACGAGCTGATCGAGTATGTTATCCTTAACGAACAGGGGGAGGATTGGCTCCCAAGACTCGACTAGATGGACCGCATCGTTAGGGCTCAAAGGATCCCATTCATTGCTATGTAGATTGTCAGATTACAATCCACGTAGATGGGAATCTTTTTACTTACTTAATCGCCGAGCGAACCTTCGGGACCCACTGATGCCAGATGAGACTTTCCCAAGCCGTCATTACCCTTTCGCCACCGGCGTCCACTCTATCGACATTAGCATTTTTATCTTCGAGGCTCAGAGTGGCAACGACAGTGTCATTGTCGATGATTTCCGGCAAATTATAAGCTTTCTTCCAAGtcttgagagatgagagcAAAACGTCGGATGATACGTCGAAGGGCCGCCATTCTGTGAAGGCATTACGTAGCTGACTCTTGTTAGCCCTAACGGAGGCTACGTTCTAATACTGACTTACAACTTGTCCAATTGCACCAACGATAACATCATCTAATTTCAGAGATTGATATTCTTCTTGAAACTTGTGAAGTAGCAATTCAAAGCTACTGGATAGAGGCGCAAGAGAAGGTGTTGATGAAATTGTCTGCTGCGAGGTCACATTGCTGATCGTATGGACTATCTCTTGTATTTCTTTCAGACGAGAGATTTCTACAATGTTGATGTTAGCGCAGAGACCAGAAGTACCATGATCAATAAGTCTCACTGGTGCTGGCTTCTTCAGCCTTAGCCCTAgaaatctcttcctcgcgtAGCGCCCAACGTCGTCGTTCATGTacctttttcccttcttttaCCAAACCCGAGACATCTTGCTTAGCAGCATCGACGATAAGGTGGAGATTATGACGGAGTTCAGGTAATCTCGTAGAATCCGAACTTGGGGTCCAGGTGGAAAGCGAAAGGGACGACAGGGACTGGACTTCTTTAAGCTGAGATAAACCATCAGTTAGGGTCAGTTGGTATTTGGGATCATCAACATACCTCTCCCCCTCGAGCGTCCAACACAAGGCCAATACCAGGTGCAGAGACAGCATCGCCTGCCTCAGCCAGTAGCTGTTCATAGGTCTTATGTTGAACTTTgaccttgacctttttctgCCTTTTCCAACCCTGGTCCTCCTcacttttttctttatGCACTTTGGGTCCCTTTTCTCgatgcctcctcctcctcggtgcttcctcatcctcatcatccgaaAAGGTCAGACCTTGCCGTCTCGCTTCTCGCTTACTGTCCTCAGTCCTAATTCCTCTTTGGATACCTTGACCCCTCATAACCTTCCCAACTTCGATTGGCACAGCAcgaccatcttcttgtATACCCAAACCTTTACCGGCCTCCCATCCCTGCTTTGCTAACAGACGAGCCCCAAAGGAGGACTGGATTTTGCTGAAATGAGCCTTTTCCGCCGCGGTAAGGTGGGCTTTATTTGAGGACACCGCTGGCGATTGAGGTCTTGGAAGAAAGCGACGCTGAGTATGATGACCAGAGTGCGTAGTAagagagggtggaggtCTTCCAAAACTACTAGGAATTCCAGTAGGTTTTGAGCCATGACCAGTGGCATCTACGACGTCGGTAGAAGAGCTTTCGTCAGGTTCGTTTCCGACATTGTATGTTGTCTCATCGGGAAGCGTTTTTTTTCCCGCGGAGGACGTGGCACCAATGCCAGCCCTGCGCCGAGGAGCAAACTCTGTTGcgccgccttcttctctttgccctGCTTCTCTTGTGGACTGTGCGAAGGCATTCCTGAAGCCCAAGCCCAATCCCCCTGTAGTCTGTTCCCCTTCGTTATAATCATCTGCGTCCCTGACACGGGGAGAAGGGGCCCGAGAACTGCCGTCATCGTTTTCAGAGCCAGAATCAGACTCAGAGCTGGTGCTGCTTTCCAAAccgtcctcatcttcatctttttccgGCTCGTCAGCATCGGCCTGTCGTAggccctcttcctcctcctcttgtAATGTCTTGGACCCGGTGGATACGAATGCGGGGGCTCTAGGATTGAAGATAGTCAATACTGAACTCATTAACTAAGACTCTGTACGCACTTTGTCCAGTCAGTCCTCAATGACGAAGATCCAGGGCGTCCTCTGCCGCCGATACCTCCACGCCTCTGTGCGCCTCCTACgctatcatcttccccaaatACGCCTTCCCAAGCTGCATCTTTCCCGCTGCGTCCATCAGTCTTGCGACGCTTGTTGCCCTTTAATTCGAAAAGTCGCCGCTCAGCTCGAGCATCCTGGTCCTCTTGAGAGTTGTAACCGTCTTGGGAGAAAGCAGAATTTGAGGCGTCCGAGTCAGAGCCGTCGGAGAGGTAATCATTTTTCCTTCGGGGCATAGTGCGATAACGGGAGCGAGGGAGGTGGTGAATGCGCTTGTGGTACTGCGTTATGCGATCGTACATAGTTATCATTCTTAGTTCAATAATAGGTAAGCCGCGCCTAAATATCTCAAAAGGTATTTGGAATATCGCGCCTAACTTTGGGGCCCCGTCCCCCGGTTAAAAGTCAGCAGGACGAATGTTGATCTGAACGTTCTTCAGCTTGAGAAGCCCGGTCCCATCTCCCACACTTTGTTCCCACACTTCCCCACAGAGCTCCTCCTAGATGACTCTCGACTCCTCCTTAgacctcctcttcgaccCTTCTATACTACCCGCTTCAGTTCAAGACGAGCTTGGGCCAGACCTTTATGTTTGTTATCTCGTTCCTAGTGCGCATCGCATCGCTGATACCACCTGAATAGCTCCGCCCGCTGTCTTCCACCGATGTTTCGAGGGGTCACTTTGAACTGCTATCCGTCCTTACGTCTGCGCCTCCACAATCTGTCAGCACCTATGAGACAATCTTTcaagagatgaaggcgagTCCTGGTATCTACTTTACAGTAGTGGTCGTTCATCGCCCGTCCGATCAGGTAAGCTGTGTTAGGAAGGAATGTGTCTCGCAAATGTACACCGTTGAAATTATTCCCTCCAGGTTGTGGCCTGTGGATCTGTCATCGTTGAGCGTAAATTTGTTCGTAATGCCGGGCTTGTAGGCCATATTGAAGACATCGCCGTATCACAAAGCAtgcaaggaagaaagcttGGATTGAAGATCATAAACACGTTGGTGGATATCGGACTTGTCCGAGGCTGCTATAAAATCATTTTGGACTGCAGTGAGAAAAACATTCGTGGGTCCACCATCACATTTGCTTCAAGTTACGTGTAACGACACTGACCGAGACGTTACAGCTTTTTATGAAAAGTGCGGGTGCGTATAATTGCCATATAAATCTGAGGTCACTGCTGACACTACAGGGGGCCACTCAGATTTAAGCAGAAGGAATTCCAAATGGTTCGATATCTGTTGGATCCTTCAGATGTTGTGAAAGTCTCTACAGCATCGAAACTCTGATAGCCAATTCCTAAGACGTCTAGTTGTGAACTGATATCCCCCCCCCAATAAACAAAGGACAATTAGCTGCTTCCCATCGACGTAAATATATTATATAATGAGGCGTTTATCGGTATTAAGTTTTCAATCTTCAGAGTGTAACACGGACACATCATCTATGCATAGCCGCTGGCTCGATCTTTCAATGTATAGGTTTGAGAACAAAAAGCTACAAAGTAAAGATACTATATACAATacaaaaataaaatgaATCTGAGGTTTAGTTCTTCCAGGTGAATAATATCCCATTATCTATCTATTCGCTATCTGACGGGACTATCTCTGGATCCTCTCGCGTTCCGCCaaccctccttcccctgGATTGTCGACGGGTGATGGGTGAAGTCGAATGCGGTGGAACCTGAGGATGACTGTCGGAGTACGGACGTTCTCGGTGGCGCAAGCGAGACTCTGTAGTTATGGCTCCTCCTGCCCGGCTTGTCGATGTCCTGGAAGGCTCTTGGATGTCACTTGATCCGAACTCGTGGATTGTGCCTGTGTCAAGAAATTCGGACAATGCTCTCAGTCGCCTTTCTCTCATTACATTGTGAAATTCGGCCACAGTTTGTGACCTTCTTGCGGGAGATTGACCAATGTACTCTTCAATCGTGGGTGCCGGAATACCCAAATCTATCGGCGCCCCCAGTTCTGCGAAACTGCGAGAGGCTCTTCGTGGATTTATCTCGACGTCTCCTGAGTCCTCGCCGATGTTTGGCAGAACAGTGTCAACTTCCCTTACAATACGAGATGTCCGCATTTGTCTTTGAAAATGCTCCAGCTGCGGTTGAAGATCCTTCCATTCGCTTTCAGGGTCCGTTAGCAGCGATCTTTCCAATGGTTTTTGACTGGACCGAATATAAAAAAAACTTACCGCAACTTCTCTTGTCGATCAAGTAGCATTGATTCCTTCTCTAAGCCATGGGCGAGCTTTTGAAGTTTTCGGTCCACAATCTGGTCCACGACTATGTTGGGGACGATGGGATCTGTCATTGAAATTTCAATACGGCAGTGAGGGCATGTTGCACGCTTTTACGCGAGTCAGAATATACAAACTCGCTGGAAAGACATCCGCTCACATTAGTGTTAGTTTTGATCCATTTCCAGGCACATGGGCCACAAAAGGAGTGTCTACGGGGGACTGATAAGCAAACAAAAGGGAGCCGGCTCTCAAAACACTCCCACATACCCGCACGGAACGAGGGACTGAGGGGCGCCCAAGATGTGGGAGCATCTACAAAAACCGATGTTGAGCAGTGTCCCAGATGGAAATGTGTTTCCAGAGCTCACATCGCACATTCAAGTTCGGGGTACACTTCTTCAGTCTTTACTGGAATTCTAATTTCCTCAAACGTTCTGATCACTCGCGTTGTAGGAGTACTGACGAGGGGAGGCCGATCCTTTTCTTGCGGGGGGGAATTGCCACCACGATCCATGACGTTGAAAGTGGATGGTTAGAATCCGATTTAAAAAAGGGTGATTTTAGCGGCTTGGCGATGCTGTGAGTTGGTTCTCAATCCCTTTAAGattctttgctcttcctgaGTCTTCCCATATAGTGTTAGTGATTGAGTTCTCGAAATTAACGGCAATTAAAAAGTATAAATGATTCGGGACCGGCGAGTGATGTGCGCGCCGCGCCaccaacctccaccttcgtCTTCCCGTtatcttctgcttccgTCGAAAGGGCAGCGTGCGATCATAACGGAGTAACCAGCAGGGTTCAATTCGTTGGTTCGCTGTAAGTAAATGACTGAAATGCCTGCGAGCAGCCGACCACAAGTGGATTAAATGTTGTCCTGCAAATAACATACAGTTTGTTCCAATCGCCTGCATAACATCAACCTATACGACAACCATTAACTTATCAATCGCGTCCCCAACATGTCGCGTTCCCCTATAACTTGCCACGGTAAGTAATATAAGGTCTGCCTTGCTGCAAGCTTCTAGGGGTTCTGGCTGAAAGCGACAACGAGCTTAGTGTTGGATTCGTCCCAGGGGAAACCAGCTTCAGGAGTCAAGATCTCTCTCCAAATACTCAAAGCAGAGGTGCTGGGGTCCAGCGAAGTCACCGGCAAGATGCTAGCCGAAGGGTGTGTTTTTGGCGACGAAATAAGATCGTTGCGTTAGGCGCTGATCCACCATATACAACAGGATCACCGATAcggatggaagatgttcTACTCTTTTGCCGCCAAATGAGGAACTCTCTCCTGGCATCTACAAGATGGTGTTTTTCACCGGTGATTACTTTGAAGCCAAGGGGACGGAAACTTTCTACCCAGTGGTTGAGGTAGGCCTACCATCGTTCGGTCGGATATAGCTGACATTGAACTTTCAGATTACCTTTAACTATGCCGATCCTTCCCAGCATTACCATATACCTCTCTTACTCAGTCCTTTCTCATATACCACATACCGTGGCAGCTAAGGTGGATACTCAGCTGTAATCTCGTGTGAAAAGTGAGCCAACGTCGCAATGAGACGATGATTTCC
This DNA window, taken from Cryptococcus tetragattii IND107 chromosome 6, whole genome shotgun sequence, encodes the following:
- a CDS encoding hydroxyisourate hydrolase, whose product is MSRSPITCHVLDSSQGKPASGVKISLQILKAEVLGSSEVTGKMLAEGITDTDGRCSTLLPPNEELSPGIYKMVFFTGDYFEAKGTETFYPVVEITFNYADPSQHYHIPLLLSPFSYTTYRGS